Genomic window (Nicotiana sylvestris chromosome 7, ASM39365v2, whole genome shotgun sequence):
GATATGATTTTTGTCCGCGCATCGTgcaggtactaatactagtatattTACTTAAAAGGAAGAAAGTTAGCACGGAGATTTTGCCAAGTGTCACATGCATAAAATGCCATATGGTAATTTTAGGATAAATTAGTTAATTTAGGTAAAAATTAGTTTctttttaaaaatttgaatttgaaaaCAATTAATTAGGTATTCTATATTTTGAAGAATCAGTAGGTTCTACGCTATTTTGCATATCCTTCAAAGTTGTAAGTGTATATTGTAGAATACAATGAAATATTGTGTATAAAAAAGGGGGAACTTTATTTCTTTTGGGTTGATTTTTGGCGTTTTTTAATGGATCTTTAAAAAAAGCCAACTCATTTATTCTATCATGATATAATTACAAACTATTATGCACCCAATAAAATATACAATACCTAATTAAAAACCATTGTTTTACTCCTGATGGATACAATTCACGTATAGATTATGTTTTAAAGAACGGGCATTGAGAACGCCATTTTCGCCTATTTGCCCTAAAAAATTCATCCTCCAAATTCACCCTTCAATCCCACCATGTCTCACCGCGATTTTAACTCTTCACCCACGAACTCTTCTGTGCTAGATTCCCTAAAAATTTCATCCTCCAAATTCAGCACTTCAATCCCACGATCTCTCACCACGATTTCAACTCCTCACGCACGAACTCTTCTGCACTGGATCCCAATAACATGATTTCACAGTTTTATCAAAGCAATTATACTTTTACAGTATAGAGTTCTATTCTTTCTCCATCGTGTGCATATCAAACAACAATTTTGGAGTACAAGAGGTGATTGGTATGCTTTGTATTTCACATGCATTTTTTGGATAATCATCAGCAATAAGTTAATTATTTCAGATACAAGATTGCCTCTATTGTGTTTATTTAAGCATTTTGTTGGAGTTTCTACTTATATTTATAAATAGCTCTGTCTATTTCAGGATTTAATGGCGGCGGAAATCAATTTCGCTAGCAAAATTAATAGCAAGTCAATGAATTAGAAATTAAAGGTTCGTATTGTCAGGCTTTGGGAAAATCCGGATCGCGAAAGACCTGATAACCCtttttcaattgagattattCTGATGGATAAAAAGATATTGTTTAAAACTTTATAATTACTTTCTATTTAGCATTATTTACATATGCGTAAGTATATTACAGTCATATACGAATTAACTTAGTCATTTTAACTAATTGAGTTTTTTAATAGGGCGACCGCATTCACGCAAGTATTGGCAGGTCTTTTATCTAAAGGTTCAAACAAGAAATTAAGGAAATGGGTTTGTACATCATGAAGAATTTCGTGGTTTGTCCGGATAATATGAAGCTGGAGACCAAAGACCACAAGTTTAAGTTGATGTTCACGCATCAGACCACTGTTGATGAAATACATGATCCACATTTCAATATGTGTATTTTGAAATTTAGAACTTATGAGCAGCTGTCAAATCCCCAAGAATTTGACAATACTGAGCTATTCGGTAATTAAACTTCTCTCATTTTTtccacttttattttactttgtgtTATTTGTTTTCTATCTTATGAGTGCCTAGTGTGAACTAAATCGATACTAATTATAGTACATAAGATCAAAGATTAAGTTTTAGATTAAAGCTGAAATTTTTGACATTGTTAAATCCTCTATCAAAAATCATAATCTGATTTCTAGAAGGCCTTTGTAGGCGCatggaacaaaagaagaagggggaaatgcaaaatgaacagataaaaaatagtttctgaaaaatgGGCATGTGATGCAGATGCAATCCTTTTAGTCTCTTGAGTAAAAGAGGGTCTGTTAGTATGTGATTTTCAAATGTTATACCACTGTCCTGCTGCTTATTGTTGATGAACTAGTATGATTTCTTGACTTTACAATACATAAGATCAAAACTTAAGTTTTAGATTAAAGCCGAATTTCTTAACATTGTTAAATCCTAAATCGAAAATTATAATCTGATTTCTAGAAGGCTTTTGAAGAAACATGGAACTaaagaagagggggggggggatgcAAAATGAACAAATAAAAGATAGTTTCTGAAAAAAGGGCATGTGATGCGGATGCAATCCTTTTGATCTCTTGAGTAAAAGACGGTGGGAGTTTAAAATCTGTTAGTATGTGATTTTAAAATGTCATACTATGGGTGAGAGTTTTAAATCTGTTAGTATGTCATCTTAAAAAGTCTTACCACTATCATGCTGCTTATTGTTGATGAAATAATCTGATTTCTTCACATTATTGCAATACCAATTGCTATATCTTAGGTAGATCATAATATTTATTAATTCTTTTATAATCTTCATTTATATTGTCTATAATGATTACTAATTTTGCACATTTTTCCTTGGTCAatgttattgtagttgttatTGGCAAAATTGTGAGCTATGAGGACGTACAATCTATCAAAAAACAAGATGATAACATCCATGTATACATGAACATTGAGATACAAGATTATGAGTAAGCTCGCCATAATTTATTCAACTAAGTACATATTTCAATAATTCTTTATTTTGATTTCTATGCTTAACCTTATAATTATTGTAGGAGCAACAATATTTCTGCAACTCTTTAGGGAGATTTTGTGGAACAGATCAAGCCATATTTGAATTGATCTAATGATAAATTTATTGTCGTTGTCATGCAATTGATTAGAGCACACAAATACCGAGGTTATTAAATTTTCTACTTACTTTACAATAAAAGGACTCTATACAATTAGTAATAGTACAAGATTGATTATCACAAGTCTTGGAAATCGGGTAATTGAAGTCAAAGTATTATCAGGAAAAATGGCTAGAGACAAAGTTTTTATACCAAGAATAACACTTACTCCATCTGATGTAAGAATTCCTTTTAAGTTCCAAAGAAGGCAATTTCCAGTCATTGTATCTTTTGCCATGACCATCAATAAAAGCAAGGTCAGTCATTATGTAATGTGGGATTATTTTGAAGAAGTCTGTGTTTACTCATGGACAACTATACGTTGCACTTTCAGGAGTAACAAGTAGAAAAGGGTTGAAGATCATATGTTATGATGAAGATGGAAAAATAACAAATGAAGCTACCAATGTAGTGTATAAAGAACTTTTCCGAAATTTAGAGGATAGAAGTTTTTAATGAGTAAGTATCAAATAAGCATCACCAATAACAAGTTCAGTGTACATACTCAGTATATAGTTGGTCATACTACAGACAAACATAAAATTGGATGAGGTAAACATTCTTCTAAATTTAATTTACTTTGATATATCCTGTTATAGCCTAATTGTTTTTTAGTCACAGGGAAATacttttatttgttaaattatatatatatatatatttgcagtCAATCACTTCAGTTACATTGTGGAATTGCAAGAATATGGATTACCAACCATCATTTCACATTTATAGATTGCTACTAGGTATGCAATATTACTTAGAATGAATTTTATTAGAAAATATATAATAAGAGTGGTAGTCTGATGTCTAAATGCTCATTATGAATAGGAAGAAGAATATCTTCAAGTTGGTTGAATATGTAGCTCCTGAGAAAATTGAGAATGTTTATGCCAAATGCAAATTTATTGCACAGTGCTTTGTCTATGATAAGCCGATAAAGAACTTTTCTCTTGCGAGTTAACTAAATGGTGTCTCCTTTGCTCACTGCTGCAACATTACAGGTGACAGCTTTAATTCCTCTTTAGTAGCAGTAGTTTGTGTA
Coding sequences:
- the LOC138872648 gene encoding uncharacterized protein, which gives rise to MGLYIMKNFVVCPDNMKLETKDHKFKLMFTHQTTVDEIHDPHFNMCILKFRTYEQLSNPQEFDNTELFVVIGKIVSYEDVQSIKKQDDNIHVYMNIEIQDYETCPEERREAVKSLIFAAARLADVPELCQLRSVFTEIYENSLVKSKSGCSDFYCKITRNIRYWSAIEDIVNDQKLETRNVSRNCSCIVISIVSFRI